One Firmicutes bacterium HGW-Firmicutes-1 genomic window, GAGGCACTAATGATTGCATCTTCAAAACCTGCCTTATCAAGCATAAGCCTAGCTTTTTTTGATAAATAGGATATATCCCCACTATCTAAGCGTATGCCATATGAATTAAGATAAATACCTTGATCACGCATTTCCTGAAAAATCTTAATTGCATTAGGAACTCCAGATTTTAAAGTATCATAAGTATCAACTAGAAGTAAGCAAGCAGTAGGGTATTGTTTAGCATAAGCTCTAAAAGCTGCTATTTCTGAATCAAAACTCATAACCCAGCTATGAGCATGGGTTCCCTTCACAGGAATATCAAAAAGTTTACCGGCTAATACGTTAGAGGTAGCTGAACAACCACCAATTACAGCAGCTCTAGCACCTAATATGCCTGCATCTGGGCCTTGCGCACGTCTAAGTCCAAATTCTAAAACAGCATCATCTCCAGCAGCCCATTTCACTCTTGATGCCTTAGTGGCAATGAGACTTTGATGGTTAATGATGTTAAGAAGAGCTGTTTCAATAAGCTGGGCTTGTACAATAGGAGCGATAACCTTTAAGAAAGGTTCGTTTGGAAATATAATGGTACCTTCTACTACAGAATACACATCTCCCGTAAACTTGAAGTTCTTTAAGTAATCTAAAAATCGTTCATTGAAAATTTCTAATGATTGTAAATATTGAATATCTTCAATCGAAAATGACAAATTATTTAAATAGTCGATAGCTTGATGAAGACCTGCAGCTATAGAGAAGCTGCCATCATTGGGGTTATTTCTAAAAAACAAATCAAAGACCACAAGCTGATCTTCTTTTTCATTCTCAAGATACCCTTGCATCATAGTTAGCTGATAAAAATCTGTCAATAAAGTTAAATCTGTATTTGGCATGATATAACCTTCTTCCATAAATTTGTTCACTATGTTGTTAGTTTATAACATTTACATGAAACTATCAAGAAAAATGTACTCTCACTTAAAATAGACGGGTATTGGGGAATAAGTACTAGAGACAAAACCACTAAAAAGATTGATAAAATAGTCATTTTTATGTATAATTATGATGGGATAGTAATTATTAACAAAGAGAAAACAATTCGAAGCATTGCTAGAGACTAAAGATTTGTCTTGAAGGAAATACATTATTAACAATGCGGAGGGGCAACAATTGAAGGGAAATATTATATTTACTATGGATTATTACTCCCTAGGTATCAGCTTAGGTGGTAAAGTGTCAATAGTGATTGCGTTTTCAGCTCTTTTATGTTTAGCCTTGGTGCTTTTTATTTTTGCCGTAAGGCAGTACCTTTTAAGAAATAAAGCTGAAGAGGAATATGCAATTGCACAAATGAATTATGAGTCTTCTAATATGCAATTATTAGCAAGTGAAGAAGAGTTAAATAGGCAATTTCTTGAGATAAAGGAACAAAAAGAAAAATTGAAGGTCAGCAGAGAACGATATAAACTAGCAGTAGAAGGTGCTGAGGTAGGCATCTGGGATGTTGATATTGCAAAAGGAGAAGTATATATATCTAAGAAAGGCAAAGAAATAGTTGGGTTTGAGAATTGTAACAACAGTATTATAACCTTAGAGAAAATTAAGGATAAAATAATTAAGGCAGATAGAGGAGAGGTTACAGAAAAGTTCTATAAGCATTTACAAAAGGAATCTGAAACCTTTGAAGTGATGTGCCGAATCCAGGTAGCGAATGAAAAATATTCATGGGTTAATATTAGAGGCCGAGCAATGCATGATAAAGATGGTAACCCTATTCGAATTGCAGGTTCATTGAATAATATTAATAAGGAAAAGCTGACAGAAGCAAGGATCAATAAACTAGCTTACTATGATTCCTTAACAGATCTGCCAAATAGAGCTTACTTTAATCAATTAATGGAAGAGTACATACAGATCCAGCAGGTAGAAAAATTTGCACTTTTTTTAATAGACATTGACAATTTTAAGGCTATAAATGAATCCTTAGGACATTCCTATGGGGATGAAATCATTAACAACGTGGCAGAGCTACTTAAGGTGCATCTGAAAGAGAATACGGAGCTTATAAGGTTTGGTGGAGATGAGTTTGTATTTGTGGTTTCACATGTTACTACAAATGCAGAGTTAAAAGCATATGCAGAACAAATTATTCGAGAATTCGCGGAACCCTTTACATACAAAGAAGTCTCCTTTTCGATTACTTTGAGTATGGGTATTTCAACTTATCCCTTTGACGGTAAGCAAGCTGATGAATTATTGAAGCATGCAGATATGGCTTTATATGATGTGAAGGTGAATGGAAAGAACGGTTATAAAATGTTCTCCTTTGAACTAGATGAGTGCTTCAACAAACGACTAACCTTAGAGCGAGACTTAAGACAAGCAATTATTAAGGAAGAGTTTGAGTTATACTACCAACCTAAATTGGATATTAAATTAGGTAGGGTATTAGGATATGAAGCTTTAATTAGGTGGAATCATCCGCAAAAGGGTATGATATTTCCTATGGATTTTATTCCCTTTGCAGAAGAAACAGGTCTGATTATTCCTCTTGGAGAATGGGTCATATGCCAATCGGTTAGACAGCTTAAAGAATGGCATGACCAGGGACATAATGAGCTAACAATTGCAATTAATCTATCGGCTAAGCAGTTTAAAGATGTTCATTTAATCAAGCTTTTTAAAAGAATAAGTATGGATACAGATGTTGATATTACGAAGCTTGAGCTTGAAATTACTGAGTCAACAGCATTATACGATATGAAATTTGCGATTCAAGTGTTAAAGGAACTAAAAAAGTTAGGTCTTAAGTTATCGCTGGATGATTTTGGAACTGGATATTCATCTTTGAATTATTTAACACAACTTCCAATAGACCATTTAAAGATAGACAAGTCCTTTATCAATAATACGATAGAGCATAAATCAGGTGAAGAAATTATTAAGTCGGTTATTTCTCTTGCGCATGCTTGTAATCTTAAGGTTATTGCTGAGGGTGTTGAAACGAAAAAGCAGTTAGATTTTTTAAGAGAAGAAAACTGTGATATGATTCAAGGGTATTATATTAGCAGACCAGTACCGAGGCATGAGGCGCTTGAGTTTATGCAATTTGAGTATACATGGTAAGAAATATATTAGAGCTGGCATTTTGATGTTGGCTCTTTTGATTTGTAGATATATGTGCGTGTAAGACTTTGGATGAAGATATAACAAGAGGTTACGAGTGGATGACATTATTAATAGAGTTGCGTATATCATGGATTAGATATAATGATTAAGGCTGTCGACAAAGAGGATATAATATGTATTTGATGTTGCTCAGGCTGTCGATAAAAGCATTTTTTCTGATAGGTGAATTGATTATTGGCAGTAAGTGTTCATTTTT contains:
- a CDS encoding nicotinate phosphoribosyltransferase; its protein translation is MPNTDLTLLTDFYQLTMMQGYLENEKEDQLVVFDLFFRNNPNDGSFSIAAGLHQAIDYLNNLSFSIEDIQYLQSLEIFNERFLDYLKNFKFTGDVYSVVEGTIIFPNEPFLKVIAPIVQAQLIETALLNIINHQSLIATKASRVKWAAGDDAVLEFGLRRAQGPDAGILGARAAVIGGCSATSNVLAGKLFDIPVKGTHAHSWVMSFDSEIAAFRAYAKQYPTACLLLVDTYDTLKSGVPNAIKIFQEMRDQGIYLNSYGIRLDSGDISYLSKKARLMLDKAGFEDAIISASSDLDEYLIRDLKLQGSKINLWGVGTHLITSKDCPAFGGVYKLAAIYENGSFISKIKISENPDKVTNPGNKKILRIYDMKSGKIIADLIALEHEKFFESNSLILFDPKNPWKKKRLEAGTYIIKELLIPIFKEGKCVYSSPSTFEIKKHCEEELLTLWDESRRLVNAQTVYVDLSKELYDLKQQMLLLYY